In Alloyangia pacifica, the following proteins share a genomic window:
- a CDS encoding AAA family ATPase: MTPSIAPLRNVAALVSLVERVQTRTFGLPGMATFYGPSGWGKTTAVTFASNEFQAHCVQVKDCWTPTYLAQAILREIGLPNVRGGVAAMVDAIGAQLARTERPLIIDDAQYLLRKRMIELTRDIYESSQATVILVGEEKLPQELTRWENIHNRQLAWEAALPCNLSDAEKLCEIYCRGVEVETELLSAIVEASNGSIRRVATNLARVQELARTRGTTVATRAFWGDRAFQTGQPPEVRRVDDFRPSTVSALRGKAKSA, from the coding sequence ATGACGCCGTCCATCGCACCTCTGCGCAACGTCGCAGCATTGGTCAGCCTGGTCGAAAGGGTACAGACCAGGACCTTTGGCCTTCCGGGCATGGCAACCTTTTATGGTCCGAGCGGGTGGGGCAAAACCACCGCCGTGACCTTCGCGTCCAATGAGTTCCAGGCACACTGTGTCCAGGTCAAAGACTGCTGGACACCGACCTATCTCGCGCAGGCCATCCTGCGGGAAATCGGACTGCCGAACGTCCGTGGCGGGGTTGCCGCCATGGTCGACGCCATCGGCGCGCAGCTTGCGCGCACTGAGCGGCCGCTGATCATCGACGACGCACAGTACCTGCTGCGCAAGCGCATGATCGAGCTGACCCGCGACATCTACGAGAGCAGCCAGGCCACGGTGATCCTCGTGGGTGAAGAGAAGCTGCCGCAGGAACTGACCCGGTGGGAGAACATCCACAACCGCCAGCTCGCCTGGGAAGCAGCGCTGCCGTGCAACCTCTCGGACGCTGAGAAGCTCTGCGAGATTTACTGCCGCGGCGTCGAGGTCGAGACCGAGCTGCTCTCGGCAATCGTCGAGGCTTCGAACGGATCGATCCGCCGGGTGGCAACCAACCTCGCGCGCGTGCAGGAGCTGGCACGCACCCGCGGCACCACCGTGGCCACGCGCGCCTTCTGGGGGGATCGTGCCTTCCAGACCGGCCAGCCGCCCGAGGTCCGGCGTGTCGATGACTTCCGTCCCAGCACGGTCAGCGCTCTGCGCGGGAAGGCAAAATCCGCATGA
- a CDS encoding transposase domain-containing protein: protein MTDTPTQEWWSAAELAEAGLPGLPTTKRKINELAAREGWKNRAGKVRRRRAAGGGMEYHWSLLPLRARLQLTAPREAVPEPFLSRTAAWAEFEAATGAAQAKARKRLEVLQEVEALEGAGLTRSLAVKSAAKNTGSAVKSIWNWFEKINGIAEEDRLAYLVDRRGVKKPKSAVTASPEFCEIVKSAFLRQGGPEFTACYDWAVDIAEAEGLPILPIHTVRRWYQSTVSKPTEIYHRKGAEALRRSFPHQTRDKAAMVPLECIQGDYHKFDVFVRWPGEKDPVRPQGVFFSDVHSGKMLAWRLDLTANSHTVQLAIGDVIERFGVPQAALLDNGREFAAKVITGGAETRFRFKITDEDIPGLLPMMGVKVHWATPYSGQSKPIERAFRDFCSRIAKHPAFEGAYTGNKPDAKPENYGNRAIPLEAFREVMEREVEKHNARTGRRSEVAFGRSFNDVFNEGYKTAPIRRATDEQRRLWLLRAEGLRAATKNGELKLHGSRYWGEWMYRIAGQKVVARFDGDKLHAGLHVYDLSGSYLGHAPCLEKGDFLDVQAARDVARKRNQFVRTAREAAKAEKEFSAAEIAARLKAAGKIVGDELPEAEVVKLVAPHPKAPSGLRRRQPSAEQREADERLEAQVTRLSSRRAAQAAPDDDPETRFARALELEAMLANEQALTPAQSDWLAEYQQSAEYRGFVRVHRRLGKNDK from the coding sequence ATGACTGACACTCCCACGCAGGAATGGTGGAGTGCTGCGGAACTCGCGGAGGCGGGGCTGCCGGGCCTTCCCACCACCAAGCGCAAGATCAACGAGCTTGCCGCTCGTGAAGGGTGGAAGAACCGCGCAGGCAAAGTGCGCCGGCGCCGTGCTGCCGGAGGCGGTATGGAGTACCATTGGTCGCTGCTGCCCCTGCGTGCTCGGCTGCAGCTGACCGCGCCGCGCGAGGCAGTACCGGAGCCGTTCCTTTCTCGGACCGCCGCCTGGGCAGAGTTCGAGGCGGCGACGGGTGCGGCCCAGGCGAAGGCGCGCAAGCGGCTGGAGGTCCTGCAGGAAGTTGAAGCGCTGGAGGGGGCGGGTCTCACCCGCAGCCTGGCGGTCAAGTCCGCCGCCAAGAATACGGGCAGCGCGGTCAAGTCAATCTGGAACTGGTTCGAGAAGATCAACGGCATCGCCGAGGAAGATCGCCTAGCCTATCTCGTTGACCGCCGCGGGGTAAAGAAGCCCAAGTCCGCCGTCACTGCGTCGCCGGAGTTCTGCGAGATCGTCAAGAGCGCCTTCCTGCGCCAGGGCGGGCCGGAGTTCACTGCCTGCTACGATTGGGCTGTGGACATCGCCGAAGCTGAAGGCCTACCGATCCTGCCGATCCACACCGTGCGGCGCTGGTATCAGAGCACGGTCTCCAAGCCGACCGAGATTTACCACCGCAAGGGGGCCGAGGCGCTGCGCCGATCCTTCCCGCATCAGACCCGCGACAAGGCGGCGATGGTGCCGCTGGAGTGCATCCAGGGCGACTACCACAAGTTCGACGTCTTCGTGCGCTGGCCGGGCGAGAAGGACCCCGTGCGTCCGCAGGGCGTGTTCTTCTCGGACGTCCACTCGGGCAAGATGCTCGCCTGGCGTCTGGACCTCACCGCCAACAGCCACACGGTGCAGCTGGCGATCGGCGACGTGATCGAACGCTTCGGCGTGCCGCAGGCGGCGCTCCTCGATAACGGTCGCGAGTTCGCGGCCAAGGTGATCACCGGCGGCGCGGAAACGCGCTTCCGCTTCAAGATCACCGACGAGGACATCCCGGGGCTTCTGCCCATGATGGGCGTCAAGGTCCATTGGGCCACGCCTTACTCGGGCCAGTCCAAGCCTATCGAGCGGGCCTTCCGCGACTTCTGCTCGCGCATCGCCAAGCACCCGGCTTTCGAGGGCGCCTATACCGGCAACAAGCCCGACGCGAAGCCGGAGAACTATGGCAACCGCGCCATCCCGCTCGAAGCGTTCCGGGAGGTGATGGAGCGCGAGGTCGAGAAGCACAACGCTCGCACCGGGCGCCGCAGTGAAGTGGCCTTTGGCAGGTCGTTCAACGACGTGTTCAACGAGGGATATAAGACAGCACCAATTCGCCGTGCCACCGACGAACAGCGACGCCTCTGGCTGCTGCGCGCGGAAGGCCTTCGCGCCGCCACCAAAAATGGCGAGCTCAAACTGCATGGCTCGCGCTACTGGGGCGAGTGGATGTACCGCATCGCCGGCCAGAAGGTGGTCGCGCGCTTCGATGGCGACAAGCTCCATGCCGGGCTGCACGTCTATGACCTCAGCGGCTCCTACCTCGGCCACGCGCCCTGCCTCGAGAAGGGCGACTTCCTCGACGTGCAGGCGGCGCGCGACGTGGCGCGCAAGCGCAACCAGTTCGTGCGCACTGCCCGCGAGGCTGCGAAGGCCGAGAAGGAGTTCAGCGCCGCCGAGATCGCAGCGCGCCTCAAGGCCGCTGGCAAGATCGTCGGGGACGAGCTGCCCGAGGCAGAGGTGGTGAAGCTGGTGGCGCCGCATCCGAAGGCCCCTTCAGGCCTGCGCCGCCGCCAGCCGAGCGCCGAGCAGCGCGAGGCCGACGAGCGCCTCGAGGCGCAGGTCACCCGTCTTTCCAGCCGTCGCGCCGCACAGGCCGCGCCCGACGACGATCCCGAAACCAGATTTGCCCGGGCTCTCGAGCTCGAAGCAATGCTTGCCAACGAGCAAGCTCTCACGCCGGCGCAGTCCGATTGGCTCGCCGAATACCAGCAATCAGCAGAATACCGGGGCTTCGTACGCGTGCATCGACGCCTCGGGAAAAACGACAAGTAA